The following coding sequences lie in one Zingiber officinale cultivar Zhangliang chromosome 2B, Zo_v1.1, whole genome shotgun sequence genomic window:
- the LOC122048603 gene encoding pentatricopeptide repeat-containing protein At2g41080-like, giving the protein MSFNILIGGLIHNGDINATRKLFDEMPERNLATWNAMIAGLAHFELDEEGLECFLRSRREACVPMSLDMCVGSSLAHMYMRSGHLEGERVLKGLPFLNVVSCNTVIAGRTQNGDPEGAFHHFILMKNVGLLSDHVTFVSIISACSDLAALAQGQQVHAQVIHVGVGSVTPVRSSLISMYSKCGCLEDSSTIFSESDASDLVLWSSMIAAYDFHGRGEEAIKLFNEMIGEATIIML; this is encoded by the exons ATGTCCTTCAACATCCTCATCGGCGGCCTCATCCACAACGGGGACATCAACGCTACCCGCAAGTTGTTCGATGAAATGCCAGAGAGGAACCTCGCCACCTGGAACGCCATGATTGCCGGGCTGGCTCACTTCGAGCTCGACGAGGAGGGACTCGAGTGCTTCCTGAGGTCGAGGAGGGAGGCCTGTGTCCCGATGAGTTTG GACATGTGTGTTGGGAGCTCTCTAGCTCACATGTACATGAGAAGTGGTCATCTTGAAGGAGAAAGGGTTCTGAAAGGATTGCCTTTCCTCAATGTGGTCTCTTGCAATACTGTGATTGCAGGAAGAACACAAAATGGGGACCCTGAAGGGGCCTTCCACCATTTCATCCTCATGAAGAATGTCGGATTGTTGTCAGACCATGTAACCTTTGTTAGCATCATCAGTGCATGCTCTGACTTAGCTGCCTTAGCACAGGGGCAACAAGTGCATGCACAAGTCATCCATGTTGGAGTTGGTTCAGTCACCCCGGTGAGGAGTTCACTGATAAGCATGTATTCCAAGTGCGGTTGTTTGGAGGATTCAAGCACGATATTTTCTGAATCTGATGCATCAGACCTTGTGCTCTGGAGCTCCATGATTGCAGCCTACGATTTTCATGGACGTGGAGAGGAGGCTATCAAGTTGTTTAATGAGATGATCGGAGAAGCCACAATTATCATGCTGTAG